From Streptomyces asiaticus, one genomic window encodes:
- a CDS encoding right-handed parallel beta-helix repeat-containing protein, with amino-acid sequence MPRLRLRLMAAVLGTLAPVLVACGADDDGPDDGRRPSGEHVTINVPGDAPTISAAVSLARPGDLVLVAPGTYHESVKMTKARITLRGESRDKVVIDGRLRQPNGIVVAAPGVAVENLTVRSNTQNGVLVTGSAKAAAGAPGQSGGYDTGDEPVTFLKSFLVSHVTATRNGLYGIYAFSAQNGAIEHSYTSGSADSGIYVGQCKPCRIVVRDNIAELNAVGYEGTNASGDMYVTGNRFVGNRVGLTTNSDHQEKLLPQRDAVIAGNLIAANQQAATPEQADGGWGIGIGVDGGTDNQFVRNRITGNSNAGLVITATADIPPNGNRILDNTFAANSVDVGWTFPTATKGRGNCLRGNELRKTVPARLATTASCPRPARSPSPSGTWAKPTAPGGIPFTDVAAPKRQPQFPKATTTGATAVPAVPALPDTADFRLPSASLLAAGARVRTS; translated from the coding sequence ATGCCTCGTCTCCGTCTTCGCCTGATGGCCGCGGTACTCGGCACCCTGGCACCCGTACTGGTCGCCTGCGGCGCGGACGATGACGGACCGGACGACGGCCGACGACCGTCCGGTGAGCATGTGACGATCAACGTGCCGGGTGACGCCCCGACGATCTCGGCCGCGGTGTCCCTGGCCCGGCCCGGCGATCTCGTGCTGGTCGCGCCGGGCACGTACCACGAGTCGGTGAAGATGACGAAGGCTCGCATCACTCTGCGCGGCGAGTCCCGGGACAAGGTCGTCATCGACGGGCGCTTACGGCAGCCGAACGGCATCGTCGTCGCCGCTCCCGGGGTGGCCGTGGAGAACCTGACCGTGCGGAGCAACACCCAGAACGGGGTCCTGGTCACCGGTTCGGCGAAGGCGGCCGCCGGAGCGCCGGGGCAGTCCGGCGGCTACGACACCGGCGACGAGCCCGTCACCTTCCTGAAATCGTTCCTGGTCTCCCATGTCACCGCGACCCGCAACGGGCTGTACGGCATCTACGCGTTCTCCGCGCAGAACGGTGCCATCGAGCACTCGTACACATCGGGCTCGGCCGACTCGGGGATCTACGTCGGACAGTGCAAACCCTGTCGCATCGTGGTGCGGGACAACATCGCGGAACTCAACGCGGTCGGTTACGAAGGCACCAATGCCAGTGGCGACATGTATGTGACCGGTAACCGCTTTGTCGGCAACCGGGTCGGGCTCACCACCAACTCCGACCACCAGGAGAAGCTGCTCCCGCAGCGGGACGCCGTCATCGCGGGCAACCTGATCGCGGCCAACCAGCAGGCGGCCACCCCCGAACAGGCCGACGGCGGGTGGGGCATCGGCATCGGCGTCGACGGCGGCACCGACAACCAGTTCGTCCGCAACCGGATCACCGGCAACAGCAACGCCGGGCTGGTGATCACCGCGACCGCCGACATACCGCCGAACGGCAACCGGATCCTGGACAACACCTTCGCCGCCAACAGCGTTGACGTCGGCTGGACGTTCCCCACCGCCACAAAGGGACGGGGCAACTGCCTGCGCGGCAACGAGCTGCGGAAGACGGTGCCCGCCCGGCTCGCGACAACCGCGTCCTGCCCGCGTCCCGCCCGGTCGCCCTCGCCGTCCGGCACATGGGCGAAGCCGACGGCACCTGGCGGCATCCCGTTCACCGATGTGGCGGCGCCCAAGCGACAGCCGCAGTTCCCGAAGGCCACCACCACGGGCGCCACCGCTGTTCCGGCCGTTCCGGCGCTGCCGGACACGGCGGACTTCCGGCTGCCGTCGGCGTCATTGCTGGCAGCGGGCGCGCGGGTGCGGACGTCCTGA
- a CDS encoding Dyp-type peroxidase: protein MRPADSRPSRRAFLGATGTVTAVGLSAGCQSSSAPPDRDDAPAPTPPVSPTGRYQAGITLPRPAQRNLLAVVADIADIGSVRPLLAGLGEAIRTLTAGTDARLMGLEPGDLTVTIGVGPRLVREVDPALPGAKDLPRFSREQIASRARGGDLLIQICADDALLIPIVAAALLEQAGDRIRERWRQSGVRGANVPVARGRAAPRNLFGFVDGIVGPHTRAEQERDLWLSGPDPVAGGTLAVLRRMELDLPRFAKLSVAEQEAVFGRRRASGVPLSGGTIASGPDLGAKTPDGRYLVPADAHARRAHATAVGVGLMLRRSYSIDAPAPGLLFMSFQNDIRTFTNTLTRMDNSDALLEFTTTTASATFLILPGFDEEHPLGSRLFR, encoded by the coding sequence GTGCGTCCAGCCGACTCCCGCCCGTCACGCCGCGCGTTCCTCGGTGCCACCGGCACCGTGACCGCCGTCGGCCTCTCCGCCGGGTGCCAATCGAGCTCCGCCCCGCCGGACCGGGACGATGCCCCCGCGCCGACCCCGCCGGTGTCGCCAACGGGCCGGTACCAGGCGGGCATCACGCTTCCGCGGCCGGCCCAGCGGAACCTGCTGGCCGTGGTGGCCGACATCGCCGACATCGGGTCCGTCCGTCCGTTGCTGGCCGGACTCGGCGAGGCCATCCGCACCCTCACCGCGGGGACCGACGCACGGCTGATGGGCCTGGAGCCGGGCGATCTGACCGTGACGATCGGGGTGGGCCCCCGGCTGGTGCGCGAGGTCGATCCCGCCCTGCCCGGCGCGAAGGACCTCCCACGGTTCTCCCGCGAGCAGATCGCCTCCCGGGCACGCGGCGGCGACCTGCTGATACAGATCTGCGCCGACGACGCCCTGCTGATACCGATCGTGGCCGCCGCGCTTCTGGAGCAGGCCGGTGACCGGATACGGGAGCGCTGGCGGCAGTCCGGAGTCCGTGGTGCGAACGTGCCGGTGGCTCGGGGCCGTGCCGCGCCACGGAACCTGTTCGGCTTCGTCGACGGCATCGTGGGCCCCCACACGAGGGCCGAACAAGAACGCGACCTGTGGCTGTCCGGGCCGGATCCGGTCGCCGGCGGCACCCTCGCCGTACTGCGACGCATGGAACTCGACCTGCCGCGGTTCGCCAAGCTGTCCGTCGCCGAACAGGAAGCGGTCTTCGGCCGCCGCCGAGCCAGTGGCGTGCCCCTCTCCGGTGGCACCATCGCCTCGGGCCCGGACCTCGGCGCCAAAACGCCGGACGGACGCTATCTCGTCCCGGCGGATGCCCACGCCCGCAGGGCGCACGCCACCGCGGTCGGCGTCGGCCTCATGCTCCGTCGCTCCTACAGCATCGACGCACCCGCCCCCGGCCTGCTCTTCATGAGCTTCCAGAACGACATACGGACCTTCACCAACACCCTCACCCGCATGGACAATTCCGACGCCCTGCTGGAATTCACGACCACGACCGCCAGTGCGACCTTCCTGATACTCCCCGGATTCGACGAAGAGCACCCGCTCGGTTCCCGGCTCTTCCGCTGA